A single region of the Panthera tigris isolate Pti1 chromosome B1, P.tigris_Pti1_mat1.1, whole genome shotgun sequence genome encodes:
- the LRAT gene encoding lecithin retinol acyltransferase, whose amino-acid sequence MKNPMLEAMSLLLEKLLLISNFKLFSSGAQSENKARNSFYEISRFLRGDVLEVPRTHLTHYGIYLGDNRVAHMMPDILLALTDDKRLTQKVVSNKRLILGVIGRVASVRVDTVEDFAYGADILVNHLDKSLKRKALLNEEVAQRAEKLLGLTSYSLLWNNCEHFVTYCRFGTPISPQADKFCENVKIIIRDQRSVLASAILGLASIVCLGLASYTTLPAIFIPFFLWMAG is encoded by the exons ATGAAGAACCCAATGCTGGAGGCAATGTCCCTATTGCTGGAGAAGCTGCTCCTCATCTCCAACTTCAAGCTCTTCAGTTCCGGGGCCCAGAGCGAAAACAAGGCGAGGAACAGTTTCTATGAGATCAGCCGTTTCCTGCGCGGCGACGTGCTGGAGGTGCCGCGGACCCACCTGACCCACTACGGCATCTACCTGGGCGACAACCGTGTCGCCCACATGATGCCCGACATCCTCTTGGCCCTGACCGACGACAAGCGGCTCACCCAGAAGGTGGTCTCCAACAAGCGTCTCATCCTGGGCGTCATCGGCAGGGTGGCCAGCGTCCGCGTGGACACAGTGGAGGACTTCGCCTACGGAGCCGATATCCTGGTCAATCACCTGGACAAGTCCCTCAAGAGGAAGGCGCTGCTCAACGAAGAGGTGGCGCAGAGAGCGGAGAAGCTGCTGGGCTTGACTTCCTACAGCCTCCTGTGGAACAACTGTGAGCACTTCGTGACCTACTGCAGATTCGGCACACCGATCAGCCCCCAGGCTGACAAG ttctgtgaGAATGTGAAGATAATTATTCGTGATCAGAGAAGTGTTCTTGCTTCAGCAATCTTGGGATTGGCGTCTATAGTCTGTCTGGGCTTGGCATCATATACTACCCTTCCTGCAATTTTTATTCCGTTCTTCCTATGGATGGCTGGCTGA